The stretch of DNA CACTCgatttattgctgccatctactGTATTAGTTGATTTATTGTTTTCCTCatctttatcagttgatttattgcgGCCATCTACTTTATCAACTGATTTATCGTTGCCATCTACTTTATGAGTTGATTTATCTCTACGATCTACTTTATCAGTGGATTTATTGCTGCTATCTACTTTGTCAGTTGATTTATTGCTACGATCTACTTTATCACTGGATTTATTGCTGCCAtttactttatcagttgatttattggtGCCTCCTACTTTATCATTTGACATATTGCTGTTGAGTACTTATTGGTAATATTTACCATGTCAATTGATTTACTGCTGCCATGTACGTTGCCAGCtgatttattgctgc from Palaemon carinicauda isolate YSFRI2023 chromosome 5, ASM3689809v2, whole genome shotgun sequence encodes:
- the LOC137640821 gene encoding uncharacterized protein, which produces MSNDKVGGTNKSTDKVNGSNKSSDKVDRSNKSTDKVDSSNKSTDKVDRRDKSTHKVDGNDKSVDKVDGRNKSTDKDEENNKSTNTVDGSNKSSDKVHGCNKSTDNVDDNNKSTIKLNCSNK